One part of the Pecten maximus chromosome 1, xPecMax1.1, whole genome shotgun sequence genome encodes these proteins:
- the LOC117328841 gene encoding dynactin subunit 5-like encodes MEFQDQFYNNGEYIETASGNKVSRQSVLCGSQNIVINGKTIIMTDCVIRGDLANVRIGRHCVVSRRAVIRPPFKKFSKGVAFFPLHIGDHVFIDEDSIVNAAQVGSYVHIGKNCVIGRRCVLKDCCAIADNTVLPPETVVPPFTVFSGSPGQFTGELPECTQDLMLDVTINYYQHFKSMGGTKEKKK; translated from the exons ATGGAATTTCAAGACCAGTTTTACAATAACGGAGAGTATATTGAAACG GCATCTGGGAACAAGGTCAGCCGACAATCAGTGCTTTGTGGAAGTcaaaacattgttataaatgGAAAG ACAATTATAATGACAGACTGTGTAATTCGTGGTGACTTGGCTAATGTAAGAATTGGGCGACATTGTGTTGTCAGTAGAAGAGCTGTTATCCGACCTCCATTTAAGAAATTTAGTAAAGG tgtTGCCTTTTTCCCACTTCATATAGGAGACCATGTATTCATTGATGAGGATTCTATAGTAAATGCTGCACAAGTGGGATCATATGTACACATAGGCAAAAATTGTGTTATA GGTAGAAGATGTGTATTAAAAGATTGCTGTGCCATTGCTGATAACACAGTGTTACCCCCAGAGACTGTGGTACCTCCCTTCACTGTCTTCTCAGGGTCACCAG GCCAATTCACAGGAGAGCTACCAGAGTGTACACAGGACCTCATGCTGGATGTAACAATTAACTATTACCAGCATTTCAAATCCATGGGAGgaacgaaagaaaaaaagaaatga